From Salvelinus sp. IW2-2015 linkage group LG18, ASM291031v2, whole genome shotgun sequence, a single genomic window includes:
- the LOC111978622 gene encoding protein FAM149B1 isoform X1: MISRYSRRLVSHNLEIRGISRSSLDHHPLPEEEDDDFLPQRLLHDLQEAVSTYNSSETTSAASRRSDCPTATTGDTTRSWSGIHSYTGTGISTERSSVFSWGYDEFDKAASQXVQQMFEEIDEELYEGRGGAHLRGLQDECHQWAFRFPHLRILGSQLVCPSDEGFQWYATSGEGTGTASSSAAGQKDSISSKPQDKDKPGPCTDLCVQGRKAVLSRPSADVDHPPGTPSGSRGHDRPRVIEAEGLMEEYLAFDCRELDDKWERGCMGAGRRQYGLPPVSPYRCRRQAVLDLLFDDVWRELFGWMEELVRRHWEGCVSDDEKNAVNFSPSQSDAQNPFQLLSTLPTQSRVPQLTGTPQPQTTKSRGSKHKPRRKSKKQKKSSTVCNSHLEAKCCRSTPPTASSRVTVEAAVTHHNLNELIVIHGIPLQQRNLGVMERAQYGDHKDPEERVMTHRPGSTVIPSSKPRPRRVLEQSSSSLSRPAQSARRRNLPPRTLLPLVPSLTQSSAAGSMDEVIRGTRLPTASDRLASPPMPLSRNTLLPPIGSGDAEPRHSGQHFRPTQRHRHSSSRAHSAVTDEAGSLLPRDRLHQLDVFSRPNTTHTYRSDTPYRRSFTVLDNIGQGRPGRAAVGTDSLGIGVTGISLGISSSSFLDSFAHHPLGHSPIEDEEEPDTEAPPPALLVPVSVPASSHNXGGFMSRSSRPGL; the protein is encoded by the exons ATGATTTCGCGATACAGTAGGAGACTAGTATCGCACAATCTTGAGAT TCGGGGCATATCCCGAAGCAGCCTTGACCATCACCCTCTCCCAGAGGAGGAAGACGATGACTTCCTCCCCCAGCGCCTCCTCCATGACCTTCAGGAAGCTGTCTCCACTTACAACAG CTCGGAGACGACATCTGCAGCCTCTCGCCGGTCAGACTGTCCAACGGCCACTACTGGAGACACGACGCGGTCCTGGTCTGGGATCCACAGCTACACAGGGACGGGTATCTCTACAGAGAGGAGCTCTGTGTTCTCCTGGGGCTATGAT gaaTTTGACAAGGCGGCGTCGCAAMAGGTGCAGCAGATGTTTGAGGAGATTGACGAGGAGCTTTATGAGGGGCGGGGTGGGGCGCATCTACGGGGGCTGCAAGATGAGTGTCATCAGTGGGCCTTCAGGTTCCCTCACCTACG GATTCTGGGTAGTCAGCTGGTGTGTCCCAGTGACGAGGGCTTCCAGTGGTACGCCACTTCAGGGGAGGGGACCGGGACAGCCAGCAGCAGTGCAGCTGGACAAAAGGACAGCATCAGTAGCAAGCCCCAGGACAAGGACAAGCCTGGCCCCTGCACAGA TCTGTGTGTGCAGGGTAGGAAGGCTGTGCTGTCCAGGCCCAGTGCGGATGTTGACCACCCCCCTGGTACTCCCAGTGGATCCAGAGGTCATGACAGGCCCAGGGTGATCGAGGCTGAAGGCCTGATGGAGGAGTACCTGGCCTTTGACTGCAGGGAATT GGATGACAAGTGGGAGCGGGGGTGCATGGGGGCTGGTCGGCGGCAGTACGGCCTGCCTCCGGTGTCTCCCTACCGCTGTCGCAGACAGGCAGTCCTCGACCTGCTGTTTGACGATGTGTGGCGAGAGCTGTTTGGCTGGATGGAGGAGCTGGTCCGCAGGCACTGGGAGGGCTGTGTGTCAG ATGATGAGAAAAATGCAGTGAACTTCAGCCCATCCCAGTCAGATGCTCAGAACCCTTTCCAGCTCCTGTCCACACTGCCCACCCAGAGCAGGGTGCCCCAGCTAACAGGAACCCCGCAACCCCAG ACCACAAAATCAAGGGGCTCAAAGCACAAGCCCAGGCGGAAATCCAAAAAGCAGAAAAAATCATCCACTGTATGCAACTCTCACCTAGAGGCAAAATGTTGCCGATCGACGCCACCCACAGCG tCCAGTCGGGTTACAGTAGAGGCGGCGGTGACACATCACAACCTCAACGAACTCATAGTCATCCACGGCATCCCCCTGCAGCAGAGGAACctgggagtgatggagagagccCAGTATGGAGACCATAA GGACCCTGAGGAGAGGGTGATGACCCATAGGCCAGGGTCCACCGTGATTCCGTCTAGCAAGCCACGTCCTCGCCGGGTGCTAGAGCAGagctcctcctccctgtcccgcCCTGCCCAGTCGGCGAGACGCCGTAACCTGCCTCCGCGCACCCTTTTGCCCCTGGTTCCCAGCCTGACGCAGTCCAGTGCCGCTGGCTCCATGGATGAGGTCATCCGTGGGACGCGCCT ACCCACAGCCAGTGACCGCCTGGCCTCTCCTCCGATGCCTCTGAGCAGGAACACACTCCTTCCTCCCATCGGCTCAGGGGACGCTGAGCCCAGGCACTCTGGACAGCACTTCAGACCTACTCAG CGGCATAGACACTCGTCCAGTCGTGCCCACAGTGCTGTTACAGatgaggcaggtagtttgcttcCTCGGGATCGGCTTCATCAATTGGACGTATTCTCCCGTCCCAACACCACCCACACCTACAGG TCGGACACCCCTTACCGCCGCTCCTTCACGGTGCTGGACAACATTGGACAGGGACGTCCTGGCAGGGCAGCTGTGGGTACAG ACTCTCTGGGAATTGGAGTGACGGGCATCAGTCTGGGCATCAGCAGCTCCTCCTTCCTGGACTCCTTTGCCCACCACCCCCTGGGCCACTCCCCCATTGAAGATGAGGAGGAGCCTGACACAGAAGCCCCTCCYCCAG ctCTACTGGTGCCTGTTTCAGTCCCAGCAAGCTCCCACAACYGGGGTGGCTTCATGTCCCGCAGTAGCAGACCTGGGTTGTAG
- the LOC111978622 gene encoding protein FAM149B1 isoform X2 — MISRYSRRLVSHNLEIRGISRSSLDHHPLPEEEDDDFLPQRLLHDLQEAVSTYNSSETTSAASRRSDCPTATTGDTTRSWSGIHSYTGTGISTERSSVFSWGYDEFDKAASQXVQQMFEEIDEELYEGRGGAHLRGLQDECHQWAFRFPHLRILGSQLVCPSDEGFQWYATSGEGTGTASSSAAGQKDSISSKPQDKDKPGPCTDLCVQGRKAVLSRPSADVDHPPGTPSGSRGHDRPRVIEAEGLMEEYLAFDCRELDDKWERGCMGAGRRQYGLPPVSPYRCRRQAVLDLLFDDVWRELFGWMEELVRRHWEGCVSDDEKNAVNFSPSQSDAQNPFQLLSTLPTQSRVPQLTGTPQPQTTKSRGSKHKPRRKSKKQKKSSTVCNSHLEAKCCRSTPPTASSRVTVEAAVTHHNLNELIVIHGIPLQQRNLGVMERAQDPEERVMTHRPGSTVIPSSKPRPRRVLEQSSSSLSRPAQSARRRNLPPRTLLPLVPSLTQSSAAGSMDEVIRGTRLPTASDRLASPPMPLSRNTLLPPIGSGDAEPRHSGQHFRPTQRHRHSSSRAHSAVTDEAGSLLPRDRLHQLDVFSRPNTTHTYRSDTPYRRSFTVLDNIGQGRPGRAAVGTDSLGIGVTGISLGISSSSFLDSFAHHPLGHSPIEDEEEPDTEAPPPALLVPVSVPASSHNXGGFMSRSSRPGL, encoded by the exons ATGATTTCGCGATACAGTAGGAGACTAGTATCGCACAATCTTGAGAT TCGGGGCATATCCCGAAGCAGCCTTGACCATCACCCTCTCCCAGAGGAGGAAGACGATGACTTCCTCCCCCAGCGCCTCCTCCATGACCTTCAGGAAGCTGTCTCCACTTACAACAG CTCGGAGACGACATCTGCAGCCTCTCGCCGGTCAGACTGTCCAACGGCCACTACTGGAGACACGACGCGGTCCTGGTCTGGGATCCACAGCTACACAGGGACGGGTATCTCTACAGAGAGGAGCTCTGTGTTCTCCTGGGGCTATGAT gaaTTTGACAAGGCGGCGTCGCAAMAGGTGCAGCAGATGTTTGAGGAGATTGACGAGGAGCTTTATGAGGGGCGGGGTGGGGCGCATCTACGGGGGCTGCAAGATGAGTGTCATCAGTGGGCCTTCAGGTTCCCTCACCTACG GATTCTGGGTAGTCAGCTGGTGTGTCCCAGTGACGAGGGCTTCCAGTGGTACGCCACTTCAGGGGAGGGGACCGGGACAGCCAGCAGCAGTGCAGCTGGACAAAAGGACAGCATCAGTAGCAAGCCCCAGGACAAGGACAAGCCTGGCCCCTGCACAGA TCTGTGTGTGCAGGGTAGGAAGGCTGTGCTGTCCAGGCCCAGTGCGGATGTTGACCACCCCCCTGGTACTCCCAGTGGATCCAGAGGTCATGACAGGCCCAGGGTGATCGAGGCTGAAGGCCTGATGGAGGAGTACCTGGCCTTTGACTGCAGGGAATT GGATGACAAGTGGGAGCGGGGGTGCATGGGGGCTGGTCGGCGGCAGTACGGCCTGCCTCCGGTGTCTCCCTACCGCTGTCGCAGACAGGCAGTCCTCGACCTGCTGTTTGACGATGTGTGGCGAGAGCTGTTTGGCTGGATGGAGGAGCTGGTCCGCAGGCACTGGGAGGGCTGTGTGTCAG ATGATGAGAAAAATGCAGTGAACTTCAGCCCATCCCAGTCAGATGCTCAGAACCCTTTCCAGCTCCTGTCCACACTGCCCACCCAGAGCAGGGTGCCCCAGCTAACAGGAACCCCGCAACCCCAG ACCACAAAATCAAGGGGCTCAAAGCACAAGCCCAGGCGGAAATCCAAAAAGCAGAAAAAATCATCCACTGTATGCAACTCTCACCTAGAGGCAAAATGTTGCCGATCGACGCCACCCACAGCG tCCAGTCGGGTTACAGTAGAGGCGGCGGTGACACATCACAACCTCAACGAACTCATAGTCATCCACGGCATCCCCCTGCAGCAGAGGAACctgggagtgatggagagagccCA GGACCCTGAGGAGAGGGTGATGACCCATAGGCCAGGGTCCACCGTGATTCCGTCTAGCAAGCCACGTCCTCGCCGGGTGCTAGAGCAGagctcctcctccctgtcccgcCCTGCCCAGTCGGCGAGACGCCGTAACCTGCCTCCGCGCACCCTTTTGCCCCTGGTTCCCAGCCTGACGCAGTCCAGTGCCGCTGGCTCCATGGATGAGGTCATCCGTGGGACGCGCCT ACCCACAGCCAGTGACCGCCTGGCCTCTCCTCCGATGCCTCTGAGCAGGAACACACTCCTTCCTCCCATCGGCTCAGGGGACGCTGAGCCCAGGCACTCTGGACAGCACTTCAGACCTACTCAG CGGCATAGACACTCGTCCAGTCGTGCCCACAGTGCTGTTACAGatgaggcaggtagtttgcttcCTCGGGATCGGCTTCATCAATTGGACGTATTCTCCCGTCCCAACACCACCCACACCTACAGG TCGGACACCCCTTACCGCCGCTCCTTCACGGTGCTGGACAACATTGGACAGGGACGTCCTGGCAGGGCAGCTGTGGGTACAG ACTCTCTGGGAATTGGAGTGACGGGCATCAGTCTGGGCATCAGCAGCTCCTCCTTCCTGGACTCCTTTGCCCACCACCCCCTGGGCCACTCCCCCATTGAAGATGAGGAGGAGCCTGACACAGAAGCCCCTCCYCCAG ctCTACTGGTGCCTGTTTCAGTCCCAGCAAGCTCCCACAACYGGGGTGGCTTCATGTCCCGCAGTAGCAGACCTGGGTTGTAG
- the LOC111978622 gene encoding protein FAM149B1 isoform X3 — translation MISRYSRRLVSHNLEIRGISRSSLDHHPLPEEEDDDFLPQRLLHDLQEAVSTYNSSETTSAASRRSDCPTATTGDTTRSWSGIHSYTGTGISTERSSVFSWGYDEFDKAASQXVQQMFEEIDEELYEGRGGAHLRGLQDECHQWAFRFPHLRILGSQLVCPSDEGFQWYATSGEGTGTASSSAAGQKDSISSKPQDKDKPGPCTDLCVQGRKAVLSRPSADVDHPPGTPSGSRGHDRPRVIEAEGLMEEYLAFDCRELDDKWERGCMGAGRRQYGLPPVSPYRCRRQAVLDLLFDDVWRELFGWMEELVRRHWEGCVSDDEKNAVNFSPSQSDAQNPFQLLSTLPTQSRVPQLTGTPQPQSSRVTVEAAVTHHNLNELIVIHGIPLQQRNLGVMERAQYGDHKDPEERVMTHRPGSTVIPSSKPRPRRVLEQSSSSLSRPAQSARRRNLPPRTLLPLVPSLTQSSAAGSMDEVIRGTRLPTASDRLASPPMPLSRNTLLPPIGSGDAEPRHSGQHFRPTQRHRHSSSRAHSAVTDEAGSLLPRDRLHQLDVFSRPNTTHTYRSDTPYRRSFTVLDNIGQGRPGRAAVGTDSLGIGVTGISLGISSSSFLDSFAHHPLGHSPIEDEEEPDTEAPPPALLVPVSVPASSHNXGGFMSRSSRPGL, via the exons ATGATTTCGCGATACAGTAGGAGACTAGTATCGCACAATCTTGAGAT TCGGGGCATATCCCGAAGCAGCCTTGACCATCACCCTCTCCCAGAGGAGGAAGACGATGACTTCCTCCCCCAGCGCCTCCTCCATGACCTTCAGGAAGCTGTCTCCACTTACAACAG CTCGGAGACGACATCTGCAGCCTCTCGCCGGTCAGACTGTCCAACGGCCACTACTGGAGACACGACGCGGTCCTGGTCTGGGATCCACAGCTACACAGGGACGGGTATCTCTACAGAGAGGAGCTCTGTGTTCTCCTGGGGCTATGAT gaaTTTGACAAGGCGGCGTCGCAAMAGGTGCAGCAGATGTTTGAGGAGATTGACGAGGAGCTTTATGAGGGGCGGGGTGGGGCGCATCTACGGGGGCTGCAAGATGAGTGTCATCAGTGGGCCTTCAGGTTCCCTCACCTACG GATTCTGGGTAGTCAGCTGGTGTGTCCCAGTGACGAGGGCTTCCAGTGGTACGCCACTTCAGGGGAGGGGACCGGGACAGCCAGCAGCAGTGCAGCTGGACAAAAGGACAGCATCAGTAGCAAGCCCCAGGACAAGGACAAGCCTGGCCCCTGCACAGA TCTGTGTGTGCAGGGTAGGAAGGCTGTGCTGTCCAGGCCCAGTGCGGATGTTGACCACCCCCCTGGTACTCCCAGTGGATCCAGAGGTCATGACAGGCCCAGGGTGATCGAGGCTGAAGGCCTGATGGAGGAGTACCTGGCCTTTGACTGCAGGGAATT GGATGACAAGTGGGAGCGGGGGTGCATGGGGGCTGGTCGGCGGCAGTACGGCCTGCCTCCGGTGTCTCCCTACCGCTGTCGCAGACAGGCAGTCCTCGACCTGCTGTTTGACGATGTGTGGCGAGAGCTGTTTGGCTGGATGGAGGAGCTGGTCCGCAGGCACTGGGAGGGCTGTGTGTCAG ATGATGAGAAAAATGCAGTGAACTTCAGCCCATCCCAGTCAGATGCTCAGAACCCTTTCCAGCTCCTGTCCACACTGCCCACCCAGAGCAGGGTGCCCCAGCTAACAGGAACCCCGCAACCCCAG tCCAGTCGGGTTACAGTAGAGGCGGCGGTGACACATCACAACCTCAACGAACTCATAGTCATCCACGGCATCCCCCTGCAGCAGAGGAACctgggagtgatggagagagccCAGTATGGAGACCATAA GGACCCTGAGGAGAGGGTGATGACCCATAGGCCAGGGTCCACCGTGATTCCGTCTAGCAAGCCACGTCCTCGCCGGGTGCTAGAGCAGagctcctcctccctgtcccgcCCTGCCCAGTCGGCGAGACGCCGTAACCTGCCTCCGCGCACCCTTTTGCCCCTGGTTCCCAGCCTGACGCAGTCCAGTGCCGCTGGCTCCATGGATGAGGTCATCCGTGGGACGCGCCT ACCCACAGCCAGTGACCGCCTGGCCTCTCCTCCGATGCCTCTGAGCAGGAACACACTCCTTCCTCCCATCGGCTCAGGGGACGCTGAGCCCAGGCACTCTGGACAGCACTTCAGACCTACTCAG CGGCATAGACACTCGTCCAGTCGTGCCCACAGTGCTGTTACAGatgaggcaggtagtttgcttcCTCGGGATCGGCTTCATCAATTGGACGTATTCTCCCGTCCCAACACCACCCACACCTACAGG TCGGACACCCCTTACCGCCGCTCCTTCACGGTGCTGGACAACATTGGACAGGGACGTCCTGGCAGGGCAGCTGTGGGTACAG ACTCTCTGGGAATTGGAGTGACGGGCATCAGTCTGGGCATCAGCAGCTCCTCCTTCCTGGACTCCTTTGCCCACCACCCCCTGGGCCACTCCCCCATTGAAGATGAGGAGGAGCCTGACACAGAAGCCCCTCCYCCAG ctCTACTGGTGCCTGTTTCAGTCCCAGCAAGCTCCCACAACYGGGGTGGCTTCATGTCCCGCAGTAGCAGACCTGGGTTGTAG